From Apium graveolens cultivar Ventura chromosome 9, ASM990537v1, whole genome shotgun sequence, the proteins below share one genomic window:
- the LOC141684641 gene encoding protein SAWADEE HOMEODOMAIN HOMOLOG 1-like translates to MDRLRHRHRQVFSGFTKSEIERMEKLLKESGEETMDIAFCKKLTRSFNSSKGRAGKPALKWTEVQNWFLNPQVASPPKENSVGGSNKSLDILPVDKPNESTPTSEGEKDSNSSKLEFEAKSLKDGAWYDVDEFKDCRSNSISGEMEALVRFIGFGSDEDEWVNVKECVRERSLGLEHSECHTLKVGDLVLCFQERRDLAKYYDAHIIDIKRKLHDIRGCRCTFSVRYDHNNVEEKIGLSRLCRILKPQANITDEVHS, encoded by the exons ATGGATCGTCTCCGGCACCGCCATCGTCAGGTCTTCTCTGGCTTCACTAAATCTgag atcgaGAGAATGGAGAAGTTGCTTAAGGAATCCGGAGAAGAGACGATGGATATTGCGTTTTGTAAAAAACTTACTAGGAGTTTTAA CTCCTCAAAGGGTCGAGCTGGGAAACCTGCATTGAAGTGGACTGAG GTGCAAAATTGGTTCCTGAATCCCCAGGTTGCCTCGCCACCCAAAGAAAATTCAGTCGGTGGCTCCAACAAGTCATTAGACATCTTGCCGGTGGACAAACCAAATGAAAGCACCCCGACATCGGAAG GAGAAAAAGACTCAAATTCATCGAAGTTGGAATTTGAAGCTAAGTCTTTAAAAGATGGTGCATG GTATGATGTCGATGAATTCAAGGATTGCAGAAGTAACAGTATTTCTGGAGAAATG GAAGCTCTTGTAAGATTTATTGGCTTTGGATCAGATGAAGATGAGTGGGTGAATGTAAAAGAATGTGTTCGTGAACGCTCTCTTGGTTTAGAGCATTCAGAGTGCCATACCTTAAAAGTTGGTGACCTAGTGTTATGCTTTCAG GAGAGAAGAGATCTGGCAAAATATTATGATGCTCATATTATAGATATCAAGAGGAAGTTGCATGATATAAGGGGGTGCAGGTGTACATTCTCAGTTAGATATGACCACAATAACGTTGAG GAGAAAATTGGTTTGTCTAGATTGTGCCGCATACTTAAACCCCAGGCCAACATAACTGACGAAGTACATAGCTGA
- the LOC141687351 gene encoding putative F-box/kelch-repeat protein At3g17540: protein MGKTGRGGRRNHKLNRPSSSSSSATHSTQPFTKTLPENLICEILFRVPVKSLIRFRCVSKSWLLRTRDPRFISMHLKHNTLSNNKKLICNTYVYDFKFKNCWKVIAFIRVRDPIIPVLEIDLDVKVKDDFTGTINFADFSKDMVMVGSINGVICLSSHLREVKGRFVALWNPGINMWKLIRLPGPEFLFESDREGFVGYVSSIGLGFVAEEEDFRIVRIVPVHRGPESRECWSRVEVYSVNSDSWTYVDNEDCIPFWPNLPNSNFILEGVPYFVGVDLLPEDLGTYNPYLHEVLAAFDPLTRAYKKISYPMHVKNKTTCVHPLNWKDSVAALVQSPGKYPNHLVDMYVLDKNNDNWTKVYTIEHAFEGLRILQCLTTGEIVLETWKGNNIAKRTPYFCYPETRDHAYYNGWFDYLDPLWGESYIHIESLVCVKGMETTGKEKSKKNRSSRKNWTVSLSKDFGSGLHLN, encoded by the exons ATGGGAAAAACAGGAAGAGGTGGCAGAAGAAATCACAAGCTCAACAGaccatcttcttcatcttcttcagcTACTCATTCAACACAACCCTTTACAAAAACTCTGCCTGAAAATTTAATCTGTGAGATTCTTTTTCGAGTTCCAGTAAAGTCTCTTATTCGCTTCAGGTGTGTTTCGAAATCTTGGCTTCTTCGTACTCGTGACCCAAGATTTATATCTATGCATCTTAAGCACAACACTTTAAGTAATAACAAGAAACTTATTTGTAACACTTATGTTTATGATTTTAAGTTCAAGAATTGTTGGAAAGTTATTGCGTTTATTCGTGTTCGTGACCCGATTATTCCTGTTCTTGAAATTGATTTGGATGTTAAAGTTAAAGATGATTTTACGGGTACGATTAATTTTGCTGATTTTTCTAAGGATATGGTGATGGTGGGTTCGATTAATGGGGTTATTTGTTTGTCGAGTCATTTGAGGGAAGTGAAGGGGAGGTTTGTTGCGTTGTGGAACCCGGGTATTAATATGTGGAAACTGATTAGGCTTCCTGGACCGGAGTTTTTGTTTGAGAGTGATAGGGAGGGATTTGTGGGGTATGTTTCGAGTATTGGGTTGGGTTTTGTTGCGGAGGAGGAGGATTTTAGGATTGTACGAATTGTGCCTGTACATCGTGGTCCAGAGTCTCGGGAATGCTGGTCTAGGGTTGAGGTTTACTCTGTTAATAGTGATTCTTGGACATATGTTGACAATGAAGATTGTATTCCCTTCTGGCCTAATCTACCGAATTCAAATTTTATACTTGAGGGAGTTCCGTATTTTGTAGGAGTTGATCTGCTACCGGAAGATTTGGGGACATATAACCCTTATCTGCATGAAGTTTTGGCTGCATTTGATCCTTTGACCAGGGCTTATAAGAAGATCTCTTATCCAATGCATGTCAAGAATAAGACGACTTGTGTGCATCCTCTGAACTGGAAGGATTCTGTTGCTGCTCTTGTTCAATCCCCTGGCAAGTATCCGAACCACTTGGTAGATATGTATGTGCTGGATAAGAACAATGATAATTGGACGAAGGTATATACTATTGAGCACGCTTTTGAAGGATTGCGAATTCTTCAGTGTTTGACCACGGGTGAGATTGTGCTTGAGACTTGGAAGGGTAACAACATAGCTAAACGGACTCCTTACTTCTGTTACCCTGAAACTCGTGATCATGCGTATTACAATGGCTGGTTTGACTATTTGGATCCACTTTGGGGTGAGTCTTACATTCACATAGAAAGTTTAGTTTGTGTTAAGGGGATGGAAACTACTGGGAAGGAAAAAAGCAAGAAAAACAGATCTAGTAGGAAGAACTG GACTGTATCGCTCTCAAAAGATTTTGGGTCAGGGTTGCATCTGAACTAA